The Drechmeria coniospora strain ARSEF 6962 chromosome 02, whole genome shotgun sequence genome has a segment encoding these proteins:
- a CDS encoding Transmembrane amino acid transporter family protein has product MQMLSTLYALLTLVHVTVAAPSTEARGLSTTRRGAMVSVQNNSPQLLRNVTILHKYSNVYKNDQTWPEVGQDELASPLMNVEYNTGLFTTGRDWWVLVFASEDLQTLYVTDPHNGRAIFDWLDRVYPTLVGVGAGAAVSLATLETGPVSVLAGAATAAAVKLVTDQLFNTETTDGYKQHILREEDELKLTEIVINSDYSVTFKSESGTSDTGTISRATLPMVAASHRSVRRPGQPNHGTEEETREETGEETGEETREETGEETREETGEGATILAHATLDESLRDNVQGRNGSGDTMIQASNHGEPVPYEESHGLLAASEHDEDDLGVHGGKLDSHGEAGHNAKTSNRVQFDLRPEVIGAGNGSTREPASPSESSQSFEFELDDVENQPRSPSHRVPLLTDMEAPSVAVANSWGNAEGEGDATDELHAEMRRPKSGLQSAFMNMANSIIGAGIIGQPYALRQAGLLAGILLLVGLTVIVDWTICLIVINSKLSGTSSFQGTVEHCFGRSGLIAISVAQWIFAFGGMVAFGVIVGDTIPHVLVAIWPNLGAAPVVGLLTDRRVAIAVFVMGVSFPLTLYRDIAKLAKASTFALVGMMVIVVTVLVQGALAPSESRGSFSTPLLTVNGGIFQAIGVISFAFVCHHNSLLIYGSLRTPTIDNFSRVTHYSTGVSMLACLLMALAGFLTFGDKTLGNVLNNFPSDNSMVNIARLFFGLNMLTTLPLEAFVCREVMLTYWYPDEAFNLRRHVVFSSGLVAAATVISLLTCDLGVVFELVGATSAVAMAYILPPMCYIKLTTRSWRTYVAYAIIVFGSAVMVISVVQAIGKIIHGSDGAPTCT; this is encoded by the exons ATGCAGATGCTAAGCACCCTATACGCCCTCTTGACGCTCGTGCACGTCACCGTTGCGGCACCCTCGACCGAGGCCAGAGGGCTCAGCACGACGAGGCGCGGAGCCATGGTCTCGGTGCAGAACAACTCGCCACAGCTGCTGAGGAACGTCACCATCCTCCACAAATACAGCAACGTCTACAAGAATGATCAAACGTGGCCGGAAGTCGGgcaggacgagctcgcgTCGCCTCTGATGAACGTCGAGTACAACACGGGGCTGTTCACCACCGGCCGCGACTGGTGGGTGCTCGTCTTTGCAAGCGAGGACCTCCAAACGCTGTACGTGACGGACCCGCACAATGGACGCGCTATATTCGACTGGCTCGACCGGGTATATCCCACCTTGGTCGGGGTTGGCGCGGGTGCCGCCGTTTCACTTGCGACGCTCGAGACCGGTCCAGTGTCGGTTTTGGCCGGGGCCGCAACGGCGGCCGCTGTGAAGCTCGTCACCGACCAGCTGTTCAACACAGAGACCACGGATGGGTACAAGCAGCACATCCTcagggaggaggatgagctGAAGCTGACCGAGATTGTCATTAATTCGGACTACTCCGTTACCTTCAAGTCCGAGTCGGGCACATCCGACACCGGCACCATCTCCAGGGCCACCCTGCCCATGGTAGCTGCTTCGCATCGAAGCGTGCGGCGTCCTGGACAACCCAACCATGGGACAGAAGAGGAGACTCGAGAGGAGACTGGAGAGGAGACTGGAGAGGAGACTCGAGAGGAGACTGGAGAGGAGACTCGAGAGGAGACTGGAGAGGGCGCGACGATTCTAGCTCATG CTACCTTGGACGAGAGCCTCCGCGACAATGTTCAGGGGAGAAACGGGAGCGGCGACACAATGATACAGGCCAGCAACCACGGCGAGCCGGTCCCGTACGAAGAAAGTCACGGCCTGCTGGCGGCAAGCGAgcatgacgaagacgacctCGGCGTGCACGGAGGGAAGCTCGACTCCCACGGGGAAGCCGGGCATAATGCAAAGACGTCGAATCGAGTGCAGTTCGACCTTCGACCCGAGGTCATCGGGGCGGGTAACGGGTCGACGAGAGAGCCGGCGTCACCGTCCGAGTCGAGCCAGAGCTTCGAGTTCGAGTTGGACGATGTCGAGAACCAGCCGCGGTCCCCCTCGCACCGGGTGCCGCTGCTGACGGACATGGAGGCgccgagcgtcgccgtcgccaactCGTGGGGGaacgccgagggcgaaggGGACGCGACCGACGAGCTGCACGCGGAGATGCGACGGCCCAAATCCGGCCTCCAGTCTGCCTTTATGAACATGGCCAACTCcatcatcggcgccggcatcatcgGGCAGCCGTACGCGCTGCGGCAGGCGggcctgctcgccggcatcctgctgctcgtcggcctgaccgtcatcgtcgactgGACCATCTGCCTCATCGTCATCAACAGCAAGCTGAGCGGCACGAGCAGCTTCCAGGGCACCGTCGAGCACTGCTTCGGCCGGTCGGGGCTCATCGCCATCAGCGTGGCCCAGTGGATATTCGCCTTTGGCGGCATGGTCGCCTTtggcgtcatcgtcggcgacacGATACcgcacgtcctcgtcgccatctggCCGAACCTCGGGGccgcgcccgtcgtcggcctgctgaCGGACAGGAGGGTGGCGATTGCCGTCTTCGTCATGGGCGTCAGCTTTCCGCTGACGCTCTACCGCGATATCGCCAAG ctggccaaggcgagcacgtttgccctcgtcggcatgatggtcatcgtcgtcaccgtcctcgtccagggAGCGCTGGCGCCGTCCGAGTCCCGCGGCTCCTTTAGCACGCCGCTGCTGACGGTCAACGGCGGCATCTTTCAGGCCATCGGCGTCATATCCTTCG CGTTCGTCTGCCACCACAACTCGCTGCTCATCTACGGCTCGCTGCGGACGCCGACCATCGACAACTTCTCGCGCGTCACCCACTACTCCACGGGCGTCTCGATGCTCGCCTGCCTCCTcatggccctcgccggcttcctcacCTTTGGCGACAAGACGCTCGGCAACGTGCTCAACAACTTTCCGTCCGACAACAGCATGGTCAACATTGCGCGCCTCTTCTTCGGCCTCAACATGCTGACGACGCTGCCGCTCGAGGCTTTTGTCTGCCGCGAGGTGATGCTGACGTACTGGTACCCCGACGAGGCCTTCAACCTGCGGCGGCACGTCGTGTTCAgcagcggcctcgtcgccgccgcgaccgtCATCAGCTTGCTCACCtgcgacctcggcgtcgtcttcgaACTTGTTGGTGCGACGAGcgccgtggccatggcgtACATCCTCCCGCCCATGTGTTACATCAAGCTCACGACGCGGAGCTGGCGGACATACGTGGCCTATgccatcatcgtcttcgGAAGCGCCGTCATGGTCATCAGCGTGGTCCAGGCCATTGGAAAGATAATACACG GCTCGGATGGAGCGCCGACATGTACGTGA
- a CDS encoding serine/threonine-protein kinase Sgk2, whose translation MALTEDQINLIEKHPLGESLNRIRIELRDCTDELQVAAVASLLEILFSARAAYYLLTQDRSKRIAQRLFLLKLQIREGPIELGCFQPLVGLIIAESPDSNIWAAVIDLIDTLDSSTLPVSTSTVPTIEGTPVKAFSSRLSHSKTHDIIERELFNEIKDCTFRNGIKKMLDGVMSMHDGKKWINFPASHNKKLIWEWLRSIEDLALTDAPYKLHTSNTANRFKERIGQMDIFFQAPSKRANGSFKYDRVLVVGKQERSNNTSKFKSTILQLARYIRGVFTDQPTRRFVHAFSICASTMELWVFDRSGPYSSGPFNIHRKPDMFARALVGYATMNDDEMGLDTFIKREDKHRYITLEDASGNELRTRLEKLLVKQHAIVCRGTTCFKAGTRNVAKFSWVSDKQIPEATQLELAEERGVKGVARVVAHRRITTIADMRKGMHFPERHRFRNESMKSSRKEPELSIDYQSDASGPKRRRINRLESKQLVQQLSTANTRQSLNNRDMDLWENRIFSCLIVSPAGRIISDFKTTRELLESMQDAIKAHQSLYVTGNVLHRDISSSNIIITNPKVANGFKGMLIDLDLAKL comes from the exons ATGGCCCTAACCGAAGACCAAATCAACTTAATTGAAAAGCATCCGCTTGGCGAGTCATTGAACCGGATTCGCATTGAACTGCGCGATTGCACTGATGAGCTGCAAGTTGCAGCAGTAGCAAGCCTTCTGGAAATACTTTTCTCAGCTCGAGCTGcctactacctacttactcaAGATAGAAGCAAACGTATTGCACAAAGGCTGTTCCTCCTCAAACTGCAGATCCGAGAAGGCCCAATAGAGCTAGGATGTTTTCAGCCACTTGTCGGCCTTATCATCGCAGAATCGCCCGACAGCAACATCTGGGCAGCTGTTATTGACCTTATCGATACTCTCGATTCTTCTACTCTCCCCGTTTCTACCAGTACCGTCCCAACAATCGAGGGAACACCAGTTAAGGCTTTCTCCAGTCGTCTTTCCCATAGCAAGACGCATGATATTATAGAACGAGAGCTATTCAACGAGATCAAGGACTGCACCTTCCGCAAC GGCATAAAAAAAATGCTCGATGGGGTCATGTCAATGCACGACGGCAAGAAATGGATAAACTTCCCGGCTTCTCACAACAAAAAGCTCATCTGGGAGTGGCTTCGCTCTATAGAAGATCTCGCCCTTACCGACGCCCCATACAAACTCCATACGTCCAATACTGCCAATCGGTTTAAAGAACGAATAGGCCAGATGGATATATTCTTTCAGGCTCCATCCAAAAGGGCGAACGGGAGCTTCAAGTACGACAGGGTCCTTGTTGTCGGAAAGCAAGAGAGGTCGAATAATACAAGCAAGTTCAAATCGACAATTCTCCAACTCGCACGCTACATACGAGGCGTCTTTACCGACCAGCCTACGCGTCGGTTCGTCCATGCATTTTCTATCTGCGCTTCTACGATGGAACTCTGGGTATTCGATCGGTCTGGACCGTACAGCTCGGGCCCCTTCAATATTCACCGCAAGCCGGACATGTTCGCAAGAGCTCTTGTCGGGTATGCTACAATGAATGATGATGAGATGGGCCTCGATACGTTTATCAAGCGAGAGGATAAGCATCGTTATATTACACTAGAGGATGCAAGCGGTAACGAATTGAGGACTAGGCTAGAGAAGCTACTAGTCAAGCAGCATGCCATCGTCTGTCGCGGAACAACTTGCTTCAAGGCCGGAACGAGGAATGTCGCAAAATTCTCGTGGGTATCGGACAAGCAGATACCCGAGGCAACACAGCTAGAACTGGCGGAAGAGAGGGGTGTCAAGGGGGTAGCGAGAGTGGTTGCTCATCGTCGCATCACTACTATTGCAGACATGCGCAAGGGCATGCATTTTCCAGAACGCCACCGATTCCGGAATGAAAGCATGAAGTCGTCGAGAAAGGAGCCCGAATTATCGATCGATTATCAATCCGATGCGTCCGGACCCAAGAGGCGGCGTATCAACCGTCTGGAGTCGAAGCAGCTTGTCCAGCAGTTGTCTACTGCAAATACTAGGCAGAGCTTGAATAATCGCGACATGGACCTGTGGGAGAATAGGATCTTCTCTTGCCTAATTGTTTCACCAGCCGGCCGTATTATCAGCGACTTCAAGACGACTAGGGAACTGCTAGAGTCAATGCAAGATGCCATCAAGGCACATCAGTCTCTCTATGTCACCGGTAATGTTCTCCACCGGGATATTTCTTCAAGcaatattattattacgaACCCTAAGGTGGCGAATGGATTTAAGGGTATGCTTATTGACCTTGACCTGGCCAAGCTGTGA
- a CDS encoding 4F5 domain protein: protein MARGNQRDKAREANQKKMAAQKKGNSMSGTEMQRAKESAADIMRQKQAAGTPTLPAVPPLLVPAVRMLTGFSRSRGQEGRGGQEIISVTLRWIPLRCKSNHRGDDGTEYDPIYSCYGGLESWIFRSDEPRHCLLVGSAAYHRRMNMFSSCRSIVAYPEQP, encoded by the exons ATGGCCCGCGGTAACCAACGCGACAAGGCCCGCGAGGCCAACCAGAAGAAAATGGCCGCCCAG AAAAAGGGCAACTCCATGAGCGGCACCGAGATGCAACGCGCCAAGGAATCGGCCGCTGATATCATGCGCCAGAAGCAGGCTGCCGGTACGCCAACCCTCCCGGCCGTCCCGCCTCTGCTCGTCCCGGCCGTGCGCATGCTGACCGGATTCTCTCGCagccgaggccaagaaggccgaggcggccaagaaaTAATCTCAGTCACCCTCCGATGGATACCTCTTCGCTGCAAGTCGAACCAccgtggcgacgatggaACCGAATATGACCCCATCTACTCGTGCTATGGGGGACTCGAATCTTGGATATTTCGATCAGACGAACCGCGTCATTGCCTGCTTGTTGGCTCAGCAGCATACCATAGGCGAATGAACATGTTCTCTTCTTGCCGCTCAATCGTCGCCTACCCTGAACAGCCGTGA
- a CDS encoding putative GTPase Rho has protein sequence MAEIRRKLVIVGDGACGKTCLLIVFSKGTFPEVYVPTVFENYVADVEVDGKHVELALWDTAGQEDYDRLRPLSYPDSHVILICFAIDSPDSLDNVQEKWISEVLHFCQGLPIILVGCKKDLRYDQKTSDELRKTSQKPVTPEEGEEIRKKIGAYKYLECSAKTNEGVREVFEHATRAALLSRSSRKSSHKKCLVL, from the exons ATGGCTGAGATCCGCCGCAAGCttgtcatcgtcggcgatggtgcCTGCGGTAAAACCTGCTTGTTGAT CGTCTTTTCGAAGGGCACCTTCCCCGAG GTCTACGTCCCCACCGTCTTCGAGAACtatgtcgccgacgtcgaggtcgacggcaagcaCGTCGAGCTGGCCTTGTGGGATACGGCTGGCCAAGAAGACTACGATCGCCTCCGTCCCCTCTCGTACCCCGACTCTCACGTCATTCTGATTTGCTTTGCCATCGACTCGCCCGACTCTCTCGACAACGTTCAGGAGAAG TGGATTTCCGAGGTCCTCCACTTTTGCCAGGGCTTGCCCATCATCCTGGTCGGTTGCAAGAAGGACCTGCGATACGACCAGAAGACGAGCGATGAGCTGCGCAAGACCAGCCAGAAGCCCGTCACCCCCGAGGAG GGCGAGGAGATTCGCAAGAAGATTGgcgcctacaagtacctggaGTGCTCGGCCAAGACCAACGAAGGCGTCCGCGAGGTGTTCGAGCACGCCACCCGCGCTGCCCTGCTGTCCCGCAGCAGCCGCAAGAGCAGCCACAAGAAATGCCTTGTTCTGtaa